CGCAGGCGCGGCGGTGGGTTGCGCCGCGCAGCCGATTAGCATGACACTAACGACCAGCGCGGCAATCAGAACGAACAGAGTGCGTCTCATCTCTCTCCTCCAGTGTGATAATTATTGTTTCAGCACGTCGCGGAGCGCGTGCAAAAACTTGACGTTCTCTTCGCGCGTGCCGATGGTCACGCGCAGGGCATCGGGCAGACCGAATCCGCCCATCGGTCGAATGATGACGCCGCGCTTGAGCATTTCGTTATCCATGGTTTTGGCATCACGCGGCAAACGGGGAAGCAAAATAAAATTCGCTTGCGTCGGAATAAATTCCAAATCGAGTTGCGCCAAGCCGTCGTACAAAAATGGTTTTTCGCGCGCGAGCAACGCGCGGATGCGGTCGAGGTACTCGCGGTCGTCGAGCGCGGCGATGCCGGCGCGCAAAACGGCGTCGCTGGTGTTGAATGGCAACAAGCCGTGCGCGAGATACTCGATGGTGGACGCCGCGCCAAGCGCGTAACCCAAACGCAAATTCGCCAAGCCGTACGTTTTCGAGAACGAGTACAGCACGAGCGCATTTTCGTAACCCTGCTTGACGTACTCGACCGCGTTCGAGTACGCCGGGTCGTCCACGAAATCGTGGTACGCTTCGTCGAACACGACGACGACCGATGGCGGGACGCGTTTCATAAACGCGTCCACCTCGTCGCGTGTGAGCAATGTGCCGGTGGGATTGTTCGGATTGGTGACAAACACCAAGCGTGTGTTTGGTGTGATCGCGTCCGCCATCGCGTTCAAATCGTACCGATAATTTTTGTGTGGGATCGCGATGACCTGCCCGCCGAACTGGATCGTGTAAATTTTGTAAAGTGGAAACGTCGCGTTGCATACGACCGATGCGCCGCCGTCAAAAATAAATCCGCTCGTGATCATTCGCAGCACATCGCTCAACCCATTGCCGACGAGGAAATTCGCGTCGGTGAATTGCGCGGCGTCGCGCGCGTTGTGGTACGCGGCGAGTTTCGCGCGCAATTGTTTTTCGGCGACGCCGGGGTAACGATGCGCGTCGGTCAACGCGGCTTGCAGCGCGGACAGCGCGCGCGGTGAGGGACCGAGCGGGCTTTCGTTCGACGCGAGTTTGACGACCTCGGCAAGACCATACTCTTGCTGCACTTGTTCGATTGGCTTGCCACCAATGTAGAGGGGAACCGTCAGCAGATTCGGATTCAGTTTCAAGTGGTTCATGCGCTCCTTTGGGCGCTTTTTAGCCACGCCCTTTAGCGTGGCTAAATGGAATCAATCTTCAAACAGGAAAACCGGCTCGCCGTAGTAACGCACTTTG
This region of Chloroflexota bacterium genomic DNA includes:
- the hisC gene encoding histidinol-phosphate transaminase — translated: MNHLKLNPNLLTVPLYIGGKPIEQVQQEYGLAEVVKLASNESPLGPSPRALSALQAALTDAHRYPGVAEKQLRAKLAAYHNARDAAQFTDANFLVGNGLSDVLRMITSGFIFDGGASVVCNATFPLYKIYTIQFGGQVIAIPHKNYRYDLNAMADAITPNTRLVFVTNPNNPTGTLLTRDEVDAFMKRVPPSVVVVFDEAYHDFVDDPAYSNAVEYVKQGYENALVLYSFSKTYGLANLRLGYALGAASTIEYLAHGLLPFNTSDAVLRAGIAALDDREYLDRIRALLAREKPFLYDGLAQLDLEFIPTQANFILLPRLPRDAKTMDNEMLKRGVIIRPMGGFGLPDALRVTIGTREENVKFLHALRDVLKQ